A portion of the Lacibacter sp. H375 genome contains these proteins:
- a CDS encoding DUF1573 domain-containing protein, which produces MKLLIVLSTFIAFLTACGNADKKTAEAATTTTEQSEAAEAAAQADVTTVQWLDSSQNFGKVTDGEKVMITFHFKNTGTKPLIISNVQASCGCTVPSKPEEPIAPGAEGKITAEFNSEGRVGKASKNITVTANTKEGVAVLMFEGEVLPKK; this is translated from the coding sequence ATGAAATTACTCATCGTATTATCAACCTTCATTGCATTTCTTACAGCTTGTGGGAATGCTGACAAGAAAACTGCTGAAGCAGCTACAACAACAACTGAGCAATCGGAAGCCGCAGAAGCTGCAGCGCAGGCTGATGTAACAACTGTGCAATGGCTTGATTCTTCACAGAACTTCGGCAAAGTAACTGACGGTGAAAAAGTAATGATCACTTTTCATTTCAAGAATACCGGCACAAAGCCATTGATCATTTCAAATGTGCAGGCAAGTTGCGGTTGTACCGTTCCTTCAAAACCAGAAGAGCCAATTGCTCCCGGTGCTGAAGGAAAAATCACTGCAGAGTTTAACAGCGAAGGCCGTGTTGGAAAAGCATCAAAAAATATTACTGTAACAGCAAATACAAAAGAAGGCGTCGCAGTTCTTATGTTTGAAGGCGAAGTACTTCCTAAAAAATAA
- the nusB gene encoding transcription antitermination factor NusB: protein MISRRNIRVKVMQTLYTCFTREGDITKEEAIRTLDKHIDQSRQLFVFLIYILTETARYAEADARQKASKHLPTAADLNINTKISGNTLLWQLLEHTSYDKAAKEIKPELMGAEDWIRKLYSELVTSDVYKQYIKIEGREKKQEKEILEFIFTDLMLPNEDFISFIEERFLHWEDDADMINLLMLNLLQKPHNGDFQQFVSNEKLKFAKDLLLSVIEKEEVCNDYIKDKLQNWDPERTAILDMILMRMGICEFLFFETIPPKVTINEYIDLAKDYSTPQSGHFVNGILDSIHKELATQNKLHKVSFKKP, encoded by the coding sequence ATGATCAGCAGAAGAAACATACGGGTTAAGGTGATGCAGACGTTGTACACTTGTTTTACGAGAGAGGGTGATATTACTAAAGAAGAGGCCATTCGAACATTAGATAAGCACATCGACCAGAGCCGCCAGCTTTTTGTTTTCCTTATTTACATACTTACAGAAACAGCACGCTATGCTGAGGCCGATGCACGGCAAAAGGCATCGAAACATTTGCCCACAGCAGCTGACCTGAATATCAATACCAAAATTTCCGGCAACACATTGCTTTGGCAATTGCTGGAACATACCTCGTATGACAAAGCTGCCAAGGAAATAAAACCTGAACTGATGGGTGCCGAAGACTGGATCAGGAAGCTTTATAGCGAATTGGTTACGTCGGATGTTTATAAGCAGTATATCAAAATTGAAGGACGTGAAAAGAAGCAGGAGAAGGAAATTCTTGAATTTATCTTCACCGATTTAATGCTGCCCAACGAAGATTTCATCAGCTTTATTGAAGAGCGTTTTCTTCATTGGGAAGATGACGCAGACATGATCAACCTGCTGATGCTTAACCTACTTCAAAAACCACACAATGGTGATTTCCAGCAATTCGTAAGTAACGAAAAATTAAAATTTGCAAAAGATCTGTTGCTGAGTGTTATTGAAAAAGAAGAGGTATGTAATGATTATATTAAGGATAAACTTCAAAACTGGGACCCTGAACGTACCGCCATCCTGGATATGATTCTGATGCGTATGGGCATTTGTGAGTTCTTGTTCTTTGAAACCATTCCGCCAAAAGTGACAATCAACGAGTATATTGATCTTGCAAAAGACTACAGCACCCCCCAAAGCGGCCACTTTGTAAATGGTATTCTGGATAGTATTCATAAAGAACTTGCCACTCAGAACAAACTCCACAAAGTGTCTTTTAAGAAACCATAA
- a CDS encoding CPBP family intramembrane glutamic endopeptidase has protein sequence MSLLFIIIIAAGLPFLTAQSYKNIKKMEAEMEGAQIAKIPVYLQSMLMQIILCVLAFFAARSEKIEIPFKSNFNYTSVAAAVALIGIALGIAWASQKFSKEKDESTLHHILPDTNLERLIWILACVVAAFCEEYIYRGVLFQMIMGYMENMWWLAAILSAVVFAFGHGTQGERAIIQIIPFAVGFQFLAWISGGLILPMIAHFIYNILVEVLFGEKIKRDAAEDKF, from the coding sequence ATGAGTTTATTATTTATCATCATTATTGCAGCAGGGCTTCCGTTTCTTACGGCGCAGAGCTATAAGAACATTAAAAAAATGGAAGCTGAAATGGAAGGCGCACAGATAGCCAAGATACCTGTGTACCTGCAATCGATGCTGATGCAGATCATTCTTTGTGTGCTGGCATTCTTTGCTGCCCGTAGTGAAAAGATCGAGATCCCTTTCAAAAGTAATTTCAACTATACCTCCGTTGCTGCAGCTGTTGCTTTAATTGGTATTGCGCTTGGTATCGCATGGGCATCGCAGAAATTTTCAAAAGAAAAAGATGAAAGCACCCTGCATCATATTTTACCCGACACAAATCTTGAGCGTTTAATCTGGATACTGGCCTGTGTAGTTGCTGCTTTTTGCGAAGAGTATATTTATCGTGGAGTATTGTTCCAGATGATCATGGGTTACATGGAAAACATGTGGTGGTTAGCTGCGATTTTAAGTGCTGTTGTATTTGCTTTTGGTCATGGCACACAGGGTGAGCGGGCCATTATACAGATCATACCATTTGCAGTGGGTTTTCAATTTCTTGCATGGATCAGCGGCGGGTTGATATTGCCAATGATCGCACACTTCATCTACAATATTTTAGTGGAAGTTCTCTTTGGTGAAAAGATCAAAAGAGATGCTGCCGAAGATAAGTTCTGA
- the porQ gene encoding type IX secretion system protein PorQ, with protein MIISFVSAGLFAQTLGGRTAYNFLKFPASPQLSALGGINLTNESNDVSLAFSNPAQLDSSMHTQMAANFNALYAGVKNVQWMLAFRSNKLNTNFAAGILYFDYGATQQTDASGNIEGVYRPRDFVLQVQASREYLNRWKYGVSLKFLASNYGQYRSSAIAADVGVLYRDTANLLQASIVAVNMGGQLKRYNPAEPEELPFDLQAGISKRLAKAPIRFSVTAHHLHRFDILYNDTLFNNDNGYENASTKKITLDKIFQHFVFSTQILIGERVEVTAAYNILRGRELKVSNGGNGLTGFSLGAGVLFSKLQFRYARTYFQNNTAYNQIGLTMPLNKYFGLGSWGEKVGW; from the coding sequence ATGATTATTTCGTTTGTTTCGGCTGGCCTGTTTGCACAAACACTGGGTGGCAGAACTGCATATAATTTTCTGAAGTTTCCTGCATCACCACAACTCTCCGCATTGGGCGGTATCAATCTTACCAATGAGTCAAACGATGTGTCACTTGCTTTTTCAAATCCTGCTCAACTTGATTCAAGTATGCACACACAAATGGCAGCAAACTTCAATGCTTTGTATGCTGGTGTAAAAAATGTTCAATGGATGCTTGCTTTCAGAAGTAATAAGTTAAACACGAACTTTGCTGCCGGTATTTTGTATTTCGATTATGGCGCAACACAGCAAACAGATGCATCGGGAAATATTGAAGGTGTTTATCGGCCACGTGATTTTGTTTTGCAGGTGCAGGCAAGCAGAGAATATCTCAATCGATGGAAGTATGGTGTATCCTTGAAATTCTTAGCAAGTAATTATGGGCAGTATCGTTCATCGGCCATTGCAGCTGATGTGGGTGTGTTGTACAGAGATACTGCAAATCTTTTACAGGCGAGTATTGTTGCTGTAAACATGGGTGGTCAGTTAAAGCGTTACAACCCAGCTGAACCGGAAGAATTACCGTTTGATCTGCAGGCAGGTATTTCCAAACGTTTGGCAAAAGCACCCATTCGTTTTTCTGTAACTGCTCATCATCTTCATCGCTTTGATATTTTGTATAACGATACGTTGTTCAATAACGATAACGGCTATGAAAATGCTTCCACAAAAAAGATCACACTTGATAAAATATTTCAACATTTTGTTTTCTCTACACAAATACTCATAGGAGAAAGGGTAGAGGTAACTGCTGCGTATAATATCTTACGTGGAAGAGAATTAAAAGTAAGTAATGGCGGAAACGGTCTTACAGGTTTTTCGTTAGGCGCCGGTGTTTTATTCTCAAAGCTGCAATTTCGTTATGCAAGGACCTATTTTCAAAACAATACAGCTTACAATCAAATTGGATTGACCATGCCGCTCAATAAATATTTTGGGTTGGGTAGTTGGGGAGAGAAGGTAGGATGGTAG
- a CDS encoding aminotransferase class I/II-fold pyridoxal phosphate-dependent enzyme, whose translation MADIFEKMLKNSGPIGQHRERAHGYFAFPKLEGPISSRMMFRGKEKIVWSLNNYLGLANHPEIRKVDADAAKEWGLAYPMGARMMSGNSTLHEQLERELAAFEMKEDSILLNFGYQGIMSTIDAICGRHDVIVYDAESHACIIDGLRLHPGHRYVFKHNDVEDCEKQLQRATALIEKQGAGGILLITEGVFGMAGDQGKLKEICDLKKQYDFRLLVDDAHGFGTLGKTGAGAGEEQGCQEKIDLYFSTFAKSMASIGAFLAGPKAIIDFIRYNIRSQIFAKSLPMPIVVGNLKRLEMLKTMPELKEKLWSNAQKLQTGLKERGFDIGKTDSPVTPVYMSGGVEEATAMVMDLRENYHIFASIVVYPVIPKGHIIYRLIPSAAHTDEDIEQTLTAFSETKAKLDAGAYKVEAIPDMAEDTVSGKRFDYMLDRPKNK comes from the coding sequence ATGGCAGACATTTTTGAGAAGATGCTTAAGAATTCCGGACCTATTGGTCAGCACAGAGAAAGAGCACACGGTTACTTTGCTTTCCCAAAACTGGAAGGCCCAATCAGCAGCCGTATGATGTTTCGTGGCAAAGAGAAAATTGTGTGGAGTCTTAACAACTATCTCGGTTTAGCCAATCATCCTGAAATACGTAAAGTAGATGCTGATGCGGCGAAAGAATGGGGACTTGCTTACCCAATGGGTGCCCGTATGATGAGTGGTAACTCAACGCTGCACGAACAACTGGAAAGAGAACTTGCAGCGTTCGAAATGAAAGAAGATTCTATTCTTCTGAATTTCGGTTACCAAGGTATAATGAGTACGATCGATGCGATTTGCGGACGTCATGATGTTATTGTGTATGATGCAGAAAGCCATGCTTGTATTATTGATGGATTACGTTTGCATCCCGGCCATCGTTATGTATTTAAGCACAACGATGTTGAAGATTGCGAAAAACAATTACAACGTGCGACAGCACTTATTGAAAAACAAGGTGCAGGTGGTATACTATTGATTACTGAAGGTGTGTTTGGAATGGCTGGTGATCAAGGTAAATTGAAAGAGATCTGTGACCTGAAGAAACAATACGATTTCCGTTTATTGGTAGACGATGCACATGGTTTTGGTACGCTTGGCAAAACAGGCGCAGGTGCAGGTGAAGAACAAGGTTGCCAGGAAAAGATTGATCTTTACTTTAGCACATTTGCAAAATCAATGGCATCCATCGGTGCATTTTTGGCCGGACCAAAAGCAATTATTGATTTTATCCGTTACAATATCCGCTCACAGATATTTGCCAAGAGTTTACCAATGCCGATTGTTGTTGGTAATCTGAAACGTTTGGAAATGTTGAAGACAATGCCTGAGTTGAAAGAAAAGCTATGGAGCAATGCTCAAAAACTGCAAACAGGTTTAAAAGAAAGAGGGTTTGATATAGGTAAAACAGATAGCCCGGTGACTCCAGTGTACATGAGTGGCGGCGTTGAAGAAGCAACTGCAATGGTGATGGATCTGCGTGAGAACTACCACATTTTTGCGTCGATTGTTGTGTATCCTGTTATTCCAAAAGGACATATCATTTATCGTTTGATTCCTTCTGCTGCTCATACAGATGAGGATATCGAACAAACATTAACTGCCTTCTCCGAAACAAAAGCAAAGCTTGATGCTGGTGCTTATAAAGTTGAAGCTATTCCTGATATGGCTGAAGACACGGTTAGTGGTAAAAGATTTGATTATATGCTTGACAGACCAAAAAATAAGTAA
- the yajC gene encoding preprotein translocase subunit YajC, producing the protein MYELLLFAGDPKSGGGSIQLVFLGLMILVFWLFMIRPQAKKAKQQKTFIENLQKGDKVVTIAGIHGVVNKVNEDGTLSLEINPGSYIKIERSSISMDWTAQLNKTAEVKK; encoded by the coding sequence ATGTACGAATTACTCTTATTTGCAGGCGATCCCAAATCAGGTGGTGGAAGCATCCAGTTAGTTTTTCTTGGATTGATGATCTTAGTATTCTGGTTATTCATGATCCGTCCGCAAGCTAAAAAAGCAAAACAACAAAAAACATTTATTGAGAACCTTCAGAAAGGTGATAAAGTAGTAACCATTGCGGGTATTCATGGCGTGGTGAACAAAGTGAATGAAGACGGTACACTTTCTTTGGAGATCAACCCGGGAAGTTATATCAAAATTGAACGCAGCTCTATCAGTATGGATTGGACAGCACAACTGAACAAGACAGCTGAAGTAAAAAAATAA
- a CDS encoding co-chaperone GroES — MAKKVSVTPLHDRVIVKPAPAEEKTAGGIIIPDTAKEKPQRGTVVAAGPGKKDEPVTVKVGDTVLYGKYAGTEIAIDGDDLLIMRESDILAIV, encoded by the coding sequence ATGGCTAAGAAGGTAAGTGTTACCCCATTACACGACAGGGTAATTGTGAAGCCTGCCCCCGCTGAAGAAAAAACAGCCGGTGGTATCATCATCCCCGACACAGCAAAAGAAAAACCACAACGTGGTACTGTAGTAGCTGCAGGTCCTGGTAAAAAAGATGAACCCGTAACTGTGAAAGTTGGCGATACCGTTCTTTACGGTAAATATGCCGGTACGGAAATCGCTATTGATGGCGATGATCTGTTGATCATGCGTGAAAGCGACATCTTAGCAATTGTATAA
- the lon gene encoding endopeptidase La, translated as MNEKSLFLRPGEEDVDFLPIIPLNEAESDSDEDIEIPAELPILPLRNTVLFPGVVLPITVGRDKSIQAVNEAYKTNKLVGVVAQKDSNVEDPTVIDLEYTGTIAKVVKLIKMPDGGTTVIIQGKKRFRINMLTSDDPFFKASIEVLQEEPTPEDENFKAVAGSIKDMAAQIIQLSPNIPSEASIILKNIENPAFLVHFVSNNLNSDISEKQRLLETNTIKQRAELLLTLLQKELQYTELKNKVTNKTRTELDKQQREYFLQQQMKSIKEELGGDANDLEIQEMKKKAELKKWSDAAKEMFRKGIEKLERMHPSTPDYSVVYNHLDLMLDLPWGEYTNDQYDLKKAKKVLDQDHYGIQKVKERILEYLAVLKLKGDMKSPILCLLGPPGIGKTSLGKSIASALGRKYVRISLGGLHDESEIRGHRKTYIGAMPGRILQSLRKIKTSNPVMILDEIDKLGNDFRGDPSSALLELLDPEQNHTFYDNYLELEYDLSKVLFVATANSLASIQPALRDRLEIIDLSGYAVEEKIEIAKNYLVPKQKEAHGLLNLPFKMSDPVLRKIIEDYTRESGVRELDRQLASIMRSQAKEYAMKEKLKPTLTANDIERILGKPRYSNELYKTANMPGVAVGLAWTAVGGEILFIEASLAEGKGELRLTGNLGNVMKESASTALSYLQANAKKIGVELEDFQKKNIHIHVPEGAVPKDGPSAGITMLTAISSAFTGRRVKPFLAMTGEITLRGQVLPVGGIKEKILAAKRAGIKEVVLCWQNEKDVQEINSLYIKGMKFHYVKTMQQVLDLALL; from the coding sequence ATGAACGAAAAGAGTTTGTTTTTAAGACCTGGCGAGGAAGATGTAGATTTTTTACCCATCATTCCATTAAATGAAGCTGAGAGCGACAGCGATGAGGATATTGAAATTCCTGCAGAATTGCCCATTCTACCTTTGCGAAATACCGTGTTGTTTCCCGGTGTTGTGTTGCCCATAACTGTTGGTCGTGATAAAAGTATACAAGCAGTAAACGAAGCTTACAAGACCAACAAACTGGTTGGTGTAGTGGCTCAGAAAGACAGCAATGTTGAGGATCCTACTGTCATTGATTTGGAATATACAGGCACTATTGCCAAAGTAGTGAAGCTGATAAAGATGCCCGATGGCGGAACTACCGTGATCATACAGGGTAAGAAACGTTTCCGCATCAACATGCTTACTTCCGATGATCCGTTTTTTAAGGCAAGTATTGAAGTATTGCAGGAAGAGCCAACACCGGAAGATGAAAATTTTAAAGCCGTCGCAGGATCAATAAAAGATATGGCGGCGCAGATCATTCAACTGTCGCCGAATATTCCAAGCGAAGCATCTATCATCTTAAAAAATATTGAGAACCCTGCTTTCCTTGTTCACTTTGTAAGTAATAATCTTAACAGTGACATTTCGGAGAAACAGCGTTTGCTTGAAACAAATACTATTAAGCAACGTGCAGAGTTGTTACTTACATTATTGCAGAAAGAATTGCAGTACACCGAACTGAAGAATAAAGTAACCAACAAGACAAGAACTGAACTTGATAAGCAGCAGCGTGAATATTTTCTGCAACAGCAGATGAAAAGCATCAAAGAAGAATTGGGTGGTGATGCAAACGACCTGGAGATCCAGGAGATGAAAAAGAAAGCAGAATTGAAAAAGTGGAGTGATGCTGCAAAAGAGATGTTCCGCAAAGGCATTGAGAAACTGGAACGTATGCATCCATCAACACCGGATTATTCAGTTGTGTACAATCATCTTGACTTAATGCTTGATCTTCCATGGGGAGAATACACTAATGATCAATATGATTTGAAGAAAGCAAAGAAAGTACTGGATCAGGATCATTACGGAATACAAAAAGTAAAAGAACGTATTCTTGAATATCTCGCAGTTTTGAAACTGAAAGGTGATATGAAGAGCCCAATCCTTTGTTTGCTTGGTCCTCCCGGTATAGGTAAAACATCGTTGGGAAAAAGTATAGCGAGTGCACTTGGCCGTAAGTATGTTCGTATTAGTTTAGGTGGTTTGCATGATGAGAGTGAGATAAGAGGTCATCGTAAAACATATATCGGGGCAATGCCCGGCCGTATCTTACAATCGTTACGAAAAATAAAAACATCAAATCCCGTAATGATCCTTGATGAAATTGATAAACTGGGTAATGATTTTCGTGGCGATCCTTCAAGTGCATTACTTGAGTTACTTGATCCGGAACAGAATCATACGTTCTATGATAACTATCTTGAACTGGAATATGATCTCAGCAAAGTATTGTTTGTTGCAACAGCAAACAGTTTGGCATCCATTCAACCTGCATTAAGAGATCGTTTGGAAATTATTGATCTGAGTGGTTATGCTGTGGAAGAAAAAATTGAGATCGCTAAAAACTATCTAGTTCCAAAACAAAAAGAAGCACATGGCTTACTGAACCTCCCGTTCAAAATGAGTGATCCGGTATTGCGTAAAATCATTGAAGATTATACAAGAGAAAGTGGTGTGCGTGAACTCGACCGGCAACTTGCGTCCATCATGCGATCACAGGCAAAGGAATATGCCATGAAAGAAAAGCTGAAGCCAACACTTACAGCAAATGATATTGAAAGAATATTGGGTAAGCCACGATACAGCAATGAACTGTATAAAACGGCCAATATGCCTGGTGTGGCTGTTGGTCTTGCGTGGACGGCAGTTGGCGGTGAAATATTATTTATTGAAGCCAGTTTAGCCGAAGGAAAAGGTGAGTTACGTTTAACGGGTAATCTTGGCAATGTGATGAAGGAAAGTGCATCTACTGCTTTGAGTTACCTGCAGGCAAACGCCAAAAAAATTGGTGTTGAGCTGGAAGATTTTCAAAAGAAGAATATTCATATTCACGTGCCTGAAGGTGCTGTGCCCAAAGATGGCCCAAGCGCAGGTATTACAATGCTCACTGCCATTTCAAGTGCATTTACGGGTCGAAGGGTAAAACCATTTCTTGCAATGACTGGTGAGATCACGTTACGTGGACAAGTACTTCCTGTTGGCGGGATCAAAGAAAAAATATTAGCTGCTAAACGTGCCGGAATTAAAGAAGTGGTTCTTTGCTGGCAGAACGAAAAAGATGTTCAGGAAATCAATTCTTTATACATTAAGGGCATGAAATTTCATTACGTAAAAACAATGCAGCAGGTGCTTGATCTGGCTTTGTTGTAA
- the coaE gene encoding dephospho-CoA kinase (Dephospho-CoA kinase (CoaE) performs the final step in coenzyme A biosynthesis.), whose product MLKIGLTGGIGSGKSTVAKVLEVLGVPVYYADEAAKELMYSNELLKQQLILHFGKETYFEDGQLNRKHLSSIVFNNKEKLELLNSLVHPATIADAKEWFSKQQSPYIVKEAALLFESGTAEGLDYVIGVTAPSALRIKRVMDRDRVTADEVKRRMANQVDEALKMKLCDFVLHNNEQELLLPQVLALHNELIKRSKEK is encoded by the coding sequence ATGTTGAAAATCGGATTAACAGGAGGCATTGGCAGCGGCAAGAGTACTGTTGCGAAAGTACTGGAAGTGCTGGGTGTTCCTGTTTATTATGCCGATGAAGCCGCAAAAGAATTAATGTATTCAAATGAGCTGTTAAAACAACAGCTCATTTTACATTTTGGCAAGGAAACTTATTTTGAAGACGGGCAACTGAACCGTAAACATCTTTCGTCTATTGTTTTTAACAACAAAGAAAAACTGGAGTTACTCAACAGTCTTGTGCACCCCGCCACTATTGCCGATGCAAAAGAATGGTTCAGTAAACAACAGTCGCCGTATATTGTAAAAGAAGCGGCTCTTCTGTTTGAAAGCGGAACTGCTGAAGGATTGGATTATGTAATTGGAGTAACAGCGCCATCTGCCTTACGTATTAAACGTGTAATGGATCGTGATAGAGTAACGGCAGATGAAGTAAAGAGAAGAATGGCCAACCAGGTTGATGAAGCATTGAAAATGAAACTTTGCGATTTTGTATTGCATAACAATGAACAGGAATTATTATTGCCGCAAGTATTGGCATTGCATAACGAACTGATCAAACGATCAAAAGAAAAATGA
- the pafA gene encoding alkaline phosphatase PafA, whose amino-acid sequence MRFAFSFLLILCSVHISAQKTPPNPPNANVPRPKLVVGIMVDQMRWDYLYRYYERYAVNGGFKRMLNQGMSCENAFINYAPTVTACGHTSVYTGTVPAMHGITGNAWFDNELKRIVYCSEDKTVKTVGSTSTAGEMSPRNMLTTTICDELRLATNFRSKVIGIAIKDRGGILPAGHSANAAYWYDGRNGNWITSTYYMNDLPQWVKSFNDKKHVDAFYEKGWNTVYPINTYVQSTKDENDYEAKPFGADQKGFPYDLKKFVGKNYGSISSTPYGNTLTMMLAKEAIANEALGKDAITDFLAVSFSSSDYIGHAFGPNSIEAEDGFLRLDKDLGELFDYLDKTVGKGEYVSFLTADHGVAHVPGFSTEYKLPGGVVDDNKMVSDLNKQLKTSYGADNLVLSAYNYQITLNNHTIDSAKLNRSAIMQTVLSYARGIKGVDRVFEIEELTEQPMPVLVKERLANGWHPKRSGDIQIMFAPGWIDGGPTGTTHGLWNPYDSHIPLLWYGWGIKAGKSNQEVNMTDIAPTVAALLRIQMPSGCVGKPILAVLQQ is encoded by the coding sequence ATGCGTTTTGCCTTTTCTTTTCTTTTAATCCTTTGCTCTGTACATATATCAGCTCAAAAAACTCCCCCAAATCCACCCAATGCAAATGTGCCACGCCCCAAACTGGTAGTTGGAATTATGGTTGACCAGATGCGCTGGGATTATCTCTACCGCTATTACGAACGTTATGCGGTCAACGGAGGGTTTAAACGAATGCTTAACCAGGGAATGAGTTGCGAAAATGCATTTATCAATTATGCGCCAACAGTAACTGCTTGCGGCCACACAAGCGTTTATACAGGAACTGTGCCCGCAATGCATGGTATTACTGGTAATGCTTGGTTTGACAACGAACTCAAACGAATAGTTTATTGCAGTGAAGATAAAACAGTGAAGACTGTTGGCAGCACATCTACAGCCGGAGAAATGAGTCCCCGTAATATGCTTACAACTACTATTTGCGATGAATTGCGATTGGCAACAAATTTTCGCAGCAAAGTAATTGGAATAGCAATTAAGGACAGAGGTGGAATTTTACCTGCAGGGCATAGTGCCAATGCAGCTTATTGGTATGATGGACGAAATGGCAACTGGATCACATCAACTTACTACATGAACGATTTGCCACAGTGGGTAAAATCTTTCAACGATAAAAAACATGTGGATGCATTTTATGAAAAAGGATGGAATACTGTTTATCCCATCAACACATATGTGCAAAGTACAAAAGATGAAAATGATTATGAAGCGAAGCCTTTTGGTGCAGATCAAAAAGGGTTTCCGTATGATCTGAAAAAATTTGTTGGAAAAAACTATGGTTCGATTTCTTCAACACCCTACGGTAATACTTTAACGATGATGCTGGCAAAGGAAGCTATCGCAAATGAAGCATTAGGCAAAGATGCTATTACAGATTTTCTTGCAGTAAGTTTTTCATCGTCAGATTATATTGGTCATGCATTTGGTCCTAACTCAATTGAAGCTGAAGATGGTTTTCTGCGTTTAGATAAAGATCTTGGAGAACTTTTTGATTATCTTGATAAAACAGTTGGAAAGGGAGAATATGTAAGTTTTCTTACTGCCGATCATGGTGTGGCGCATGTACCTGGTTTTTCAACCGAATATAAATTGCCCGGAGGAGTAGTAGATGATAATAAAATGGTGAGTGATTTAAATAAACAATTGAAAACATCGTATGGTGCAGATAATCTTGTATTGAGTGCATACAATTATCAAATTACTTTAAACAATCACACTATTGATTCGGCTAAGCTCAATCGTTCAGCTATTATGCAAACAGTTTTGAGTTATGCACGTGGCATTAAAGGCGTGGATCGTGTATTTGAAATAGAGGAGTTGACAGAACAGCCAATGCCGGTATTAGTAAAAGAGCGTCTGGCAAATGGTTGGCATCCTAAACGAAGCGGTGATATACAGATCATGTTTGCACCTGGTTGGATCGACGGCGGACCTACGGGCACGACACATGGACTTTGGAATCCATACGACAGTCATATTCCATTACTTTGGTATGGCTGGGGAATTAAAGCAGGAAAAAGTAATCAGGAAGTAAACATGACAGATATTGCTCCAACTGTTGCGGCCTTGTTACGAATACAAATGCCGAGTGGTTGTGTTGGAAAGCCTATTCTTGCTGTGCTTCAGCAATAA